A part of Methanohalobium evestigatum Z-7303 genomic DNA contains:
- a CDS encoding GumC domain-containing protein, producing the protein MKLNTKKILTCLTVILLIISTIPITVSASEDRGRDTDDKRPEIAKNKSLNESEKENQEEELEEREEKIERKQERIEEKIENKTEKREEKLEKKRERIENKNEKLEEKLEERKEKIERKHERVEERIKKRKEQLENARNNYAKAKSNFHSINKKVSGNKLNPNSEKVINATKNYLNSTLDYMIEHLENKKTNINASNANFTDKSIEDLNEYINELKQKRVELKSAETREEISEISDEIREIWRDAQTNSNSIAIKTVNERINEHLEKSKSISLRIEKEIKQLEAEGKNVSDVEKLLNGYKEKISNIKEHQSNAEKIYSNATDEKSIKDAKLKLQKAISELKEANIILKEIFKQIKDYRNDSIKLDGQKDVNASGDGTAVLSGNLDINISTADAKMVIKDFSGDAKVNITGNYSKVNRNKNKPEGLKDNRALVYHGLIGNINVSGSSLTVMVNGENIELNADGVGSIVFSEGDFGIENSSNNLKVGLDEDIKNTTSSNTSSQYNNTTDNTSVSTVGDE; encoded by the coding sequence ATGAAATTGAATACAAAGAAAATCCTTACATGCTTAACAGTTATACTACTAATTATAAGTACTATACCTATAACTGTATCCGCTTCAGAAGATAGAGGAAGAGATACAGATGACAAAAGACCAGAAATAGCAAAAAACAAATCACTAAATGAAAGTGAAAAAGAAAATCAGGAAGAGGAATTAGAAGAACGTGAAGAAAAAATCGAAAGAAAACAGGAAAGAATAGAAGAAAAAATTGAAAATAAAACCGAAAAACGTGAAGAAAAGTTGGAAAAAAAGCGGGAAAGAATTGAAAACAAAAACGAAAAACTGGAAGAGAAATTAGAAGAACGTAAAGAAAAAATTGAAAGAAAGCATGAAAGGGTTGAAGAAAGGATTAAAAAAAGGAAAGAACAGCTTGAAAATGCAAGAAACAATTATGCAAAAGCAAAATCTAATTTTCATTCTATAAACAAAAAAGTTTCCGGCAATAAATTGAATCCAAATTCTGAAAAAGTGATAAATGCCACTAAAAACTACCTGAACAGCACTCTGGATTATATGATAGAACATCTTGAAAATAAAAAGACCAATATTAATGCATCAAATGCAAATTTTACAGATAAAAGTATTGAAGATTTAAATGAATATATAAACGAGTTAAAACAAAAAAGGGTTGAATTAAAATCCGCAGAAACCAGAGAAGAAATTTCAGAAATATCCGATGAGATTCGCGAAATATGGAGAGATGCTCAGACAAATTCAAATTCTATAGCAATAAAAACAGTCAATGAGCGTATTAATGAACACCTTGAAAAATCAAAGTCCATATCATTACGGATTGAAAAAGAAATCAAACAACTGGAAGCAGAAGGTAAAAACGTTAGCGACGTAGAAAAACTGCTTAACGGATACAAAGAAAAAATCAGTAATATAAAAGAACATCAGAGTAATGCTGAAAAGATATACAGTAACGCGACTGATGAAAAAAGCATAAAAGATGCAAAATTAAAGCTTCAAAAAGCAATCAGTGAGCTTAAAGAAGCAAATATCATATTAAAAGAAATTTTTAAACAAATAAAGGATTACAGAAACGATTCCATAAAGCTTGATGGTCAAAAAGATGTTAATGCTTCAGGTGATGGTACTGCAGTTTTATCAGGAAATCTTGACATCAATATATCCACCGCAGATGCAAAAATGGTAATTAAAGACTTTTCAGGTGATGCAAAAGTAAACATTACCGGTAATTATTCTAAAGTTAACAGGAACAAAAATAAGCCTGAAGGTCTGAAAGACAACCGAGCTTTGGTATATCACGGTTTGATCGGTAATATAAACGTATCAGGTTCAAGCCTTACCGTGATGGTCAACGGCGAAAATATTGAACTTAATGCTGATGGTGTGGGAAGTATAGTTTTTTCAGAAGGTGATTTTGGCATTGAGAACAGTTCAAACAATTTGAAAGTTGGTTTGGACGAGGACATCAAAAATACCACCAGTAGCAACACCAGTTCACAGTACAATAATACTACTGACAATACCAGTGTAAGTACAGTGGGGGATGAATAA
- the aroA gene encoding 3-phosphoshikimate 1-carboxyvinyltransferase: MKVGVDNSKLHGELYAPPSKSYTHRAITIGSLSHQSTIHRPLLSADTEATIRACEMFGANIEKKNNKLEINGIDGAPHVPEDVIDVENSGTTLRFMTALATLTDGVTVLTGDRSVRTRPNGPLLEVLQNLGVDVFSTRNNGRAPLVVKGGLKGAITKIDGSISSQFVSALLIACPLTNNSTTLSIKGELKSKPYVDITTEIIEKAGCEIFVDKNHNTKFIIPAKQKYDLKEYTVPGDFSSASYLLAAAAMTGSKVTVKNLFPSKQGDVKIIDILEQMGANIHWDKDKGDVSVNGGDLNGITVDLGASPDLFPTIAVLGTVAKGTTVIRNAEHVRYKETDRIHAMANELQKMGIKVKEEKDRLTVNGGNLKKANVYGWHDHRIVMALTIAGLIAGDTTVDTAESVFISYPNFFEDMRKIGANIKIVNE, encoded by the coding sequence ATGAAAGTAGGAGTCGATAATTCTAAATTGCATGGTGAACTGTATGCACCACCATCCAAAAGTTACACTCATAGAGCAATAACTATAGGGTCACTGTCACATCAATCAACAATCCATAGACCTCTACTTTCTGCAGATACAGAAGCAACTATAAGAGCATGTGAAATGTTTGGTGCCAATATCGAAAAAAAGAACAATAAACTGGAGATTAATGGTATTGATGGTGCACCGCATGTTCCTGAGGATGTGATTGATGTTGAAAATTCTGGTACAACACTTCGTTTCATGACAGCATTAGCTACACTCACAGATGGAGTTACTGTTTTAACAGGTGACCGTTCGGTACGTACAAGACCAAATGGTCCATTGCTTGAAGTGCTGCAAAATCTTGGGGTAGATGTATTCTCAACACGGAATAACGGACGTGCACCTCTTGTTGTCAAAGGTGGACTCAAAGGCGCCATCACAAAAATTGACGGTTCTATTAGTTCCCAGTTTGTATCTGCTCTTTTAATCGCCTGTCCTCTTACAAACAATAGTACTACCCTTTCAATAAAAGGAGAACTAAAATCAAAACCATATGTTGATATAACCACTGAAATTATAGAAAAAGCTGGATGCGAAATTTTTGTTGACAAAAACCACAATACCAAATTTATAATTCCTGCAAAACAAAAATATGACCTCAAGGAGTACACTGTTCCGGGCGACTTTTCATCCGCATCTTATCTGCTGGCAGCAGCTGCTATGACAGGTTCCAAAGTTACAGTTAAAAACCTGTTCCCATCCAAACAGGGTGATGTGAAAATTATCGATATATTGGAACAAATGGGAGCAAATATTCACTGGGACAAAGATAAAGGTGATGTTAGTGTGAATGGAGGCGACCTGAATGGAATAACTGTTGACTTGGGAGCATCTCCTGACCTGTTTCCAACAATTGCTGTTCTTGGTACTGTTGCCAAAGGAACCACGGTTATAAGAAATGCAGAACATGTCCGCTACAAAGAAACTGATAGAATACATGCTATGGCAAATGAACTCCAGAAAATGGGCATTAAAGTCAAAGAAGAAAAAGACAGACTTACAGTTAATGGAGGTAACCTCAAAAAAGCCAATGTTTATGGTTGGCACGACCATAGAATTGTTATGGCATTAACAATTGCAGGATTGATTGCAGGTGATACTACTGTTGACACTGCTGAGTCAGTATTTATATCGTATCCTAATTTCTTTGAAGACATGCGAAAAATCGGGGCAAATATAAAAATTGTTAATGAGTAA
- the mcrD gene encoding methyl-coenzyme M reductase operon protein D — MVETASEPDEEYLQIELFPTRLLKPETTQNLLEELSEVDGIIRAFIHGPRLPLTVPSGPATGQDVEHPHRKVIQIGDTAIELSISVGRIRLEITDEDVEEEIETIAEKVLPCKYELREGYFIPKESTVTDYAKRGPNADPKRRGLSDPKASEESQVFVLNKPENEDEE; from the coding sequence ATGGTTGAAACCGCTTCAGAGCCAGATGAAGAATATTTGCAGATAGAATTATTCCCTACAAGATTGTTAAAACCAGAAACGACTCAAAATCTCTTGGAAGAATTGAGTGAAGTGGATGGAATTATAAGAGCGTTTATTCATGGACCACGTCTTCCCCTGACGGTACCTTCAGGACCAGCAACAGGTCAGGATGTAGAGCATCCTCACAGAAAGGTTATACAGATAGGCGATACAGCGATTGAATTATCTATAAGTGTAGGACGGATACGTCTGGAAATCACAGATGAGGATGTTGAAGAAGAGATAGAGACTATAGCTGAAAAGGTATTGCCCTGTAAATACGAACTTAGAGAAGGGTATTTCATACCCAAAGAATCGACAGTAACCGATTATGCCAAACGGGGACCCAATGCTGATCCAAAAAGGCGCGGCTTGTCTGATCCCAAAGCGAGTGAAGAAAGCCAGGTTTTTGTGTTGAACAAACCTGAAAACGAAGATGAGGAATGA
- the mcrC gene encoding methyl-coenzyme M reductase I operon protein C encodes MPIFGRETQVVDCRHGMGQCRGGGLAQEGTLSEAARPDVIAVAMGPGRRHITKPVCELTYGMRQAGIQVSVLVLSGGTGQPESGLISGSFGIEPEETDQIARHKLAVIHVGNVAQHIIKKIRKILENVEIPAIVVSQALVDFEDLAEAGIKTRYVKPKDEDILTKGTVMEIVTGVTRGEACSRDKLNELVKDVKNTLKSIE; translated from the coding sequence ATGCCAATATTCGGTCGGGAAACACAAGTAGTAGATTGCAGACACGGGATGGGGCAATGTAGAGGTGGAGGTCTTGCCCAAGAAGGAACACTTTCTGAAGCTGCCCGTCCTGATGTAATAGCAGTTGCAATGGGCCCCGGCAGAAGGCATATCACAAAACCCGTCTGTGAACTTACCTACGGGATGCGTCAGGCTGGCATACAGGTCAGTGTGCTGGTGCTGAGCGGGGGTACCGGTCAGCCGGAATCTGGTCTGATATCTGGCAGTTTTGGAATTGAGCCCGAAGAAACAGACCAAATTGCAAGGCATAAACTTGCAGTTATCCATGTAGGTAATGTGGCTCAACATATAATAAAAAAAATAAGGAAAATCCTTGAAAATGTGGAAATACCTGCAATTGTTGTCAGTCAGGCACTGGTAGATTTTGAAGACTTGGCAGAAGCGGGAATAAAAACCAGATATGTTAAACCTAAAGATGAAGATATTCTCACAAAAGGGACGGTTATGGAAATTGTAACAGGAGTTACACGAGGAGAAGCCTGTTCCAGAGATAAATTAAATGAACTTGTTAAAGATGTTAAAAATACATTAAAATCCATTGAATAA
- a CDS encoding DUF5667 domain-containing protein has product MKVKYAKALTIASIMILMFTMSATAQDEDLPDPGITPDSPFYGIDKAMESIQGVFNSGNEQKSRYGLNIAEERIAEAKAMAEKGNYQLSEEMSNEYEKQIENTIETGNSISDSAQRGDIQGIIANATTRHQLILEKVRNDLPKTAQEAINNSLKASSRGREKSLKSLGDTNPAKAAKIRFEFANNRINSIKGNASKEKLVNERVREYANEMNNTQELIKKSNTENMNVTALEEKVANATSKHLTVLKNVHDKVPEPAKDAIKHAMNVSVRGHKKALENLQDKNPEKAEMIKKNIPDFAKSKNTTENTSNKTSPDMDKNNS; this is encoded by the coding sequence ATGAAAGTAAAATATGCAAAAGCACTGACTATAGCCAGTATAATGATACTAATGTTTACCATGAGTGCAACTGCACAGGATGAAGATTTACCAGATCCGGGAATTACACCTGATAGTCCTTTTTACGGAATCGATAAAGCAATGGAATCCATACAGGGTGTATTTAACTCAGGGAACGAACAAAAATCAAGATATGGATTGAACATTGCTGAAGAAAGAATTGCAGAAGCAAAAGCAATGGCTGAGAAAGGAAACTACCAGCTTTCCGAGGAAATGTCAAATGAATATGAAAAACAGATAGAAAATACAATCGAAACTGGAAACTCTATTTCCGATTCAGCTCAAAGAGGAGATATTCAGGGGATAATTGCAAATGCAACAACAAGACATCAACTAATACTTGAGAAAGTAAGAAATGATTTGCCAAAGACTGCACAGGAAGCAATAAACAATTCACTGAAAGCGTCTTCAAGGGGTAGAGAAAAATCTTTGAAATCACTGGGCGATACCAATCCTGCAAAAGCTGCAAAAATAAGATTTGAATTTGCAAATAACAGAATAAATTCAATAAAAGGAAATGCCAGTAAAGAAAAACTGGTAAATGAACGAGTTAGGGAATATGCAAATGAAATGAATAATACGCAAGAATTGATAAAAAAATCAAATACTGAAAATATGAATGTAACAGCACTTGAAGAAAAAGTTGCAAACGCTACTTCAAAACACCTAACCGTCCTAAAAAATGTCCATGACAAAGTACCCGAACCTGCAAAAGACGCCATAAAACATGCCATGAATGTATCTGTAAGAGGGCATAAAAAAGCTCTTGAAAATCTGCAGGACAAAAATCCTGAAAAAGCTGAAATGATTAAAAAGAACATACCAGATTTTGCAAAAAGCAAAAACACCACTGAAAACACAAGTAACAAAACCAGTCCTGATATGGACAAAAACAACAGCTAA
- a CDS encoding TIGR00266 family protein, producing the protein MADMIDYNIIGDDMQIVEVELDPEESVRAEVGAMAYMGPGIKMQTSTGGGLFSGLKRMLTGESFFITSFVYEGKDKGFVAFGAPYPGKIIPIDLAKFDGNILCQKDAFLCAAKGIDIDVALTKRLGSGFFGGEGFILQKLSGDGMAFVHAGGTIIKKELADGEHLRVDTGCLAAFTDSIDYNIQFIGGFKNALFGGEGVFLASLKGPGTVYLQSLPLSRLADRILAASTFQQQGER; encoded by the coding sequence ATCGCAGATATGATCGATTATAATATAATAGGCGACGATATGCAAATTGTTGAGGTAGAATTGGACCCAGAAGAATCGGTGAGGGCGGAAGTAGGAGCGATGGCATATATGGGACCTGGCATTAAAATGCAAACCTCAACAGGAGGAGGACTGTTCAGCGGTTTAAAACGTATGCTTACAGGTGAAAGTTTCTTTATAACAAGTTTTGTTTATGAGGGTAAGGATAAAGGCTTTGTTGCTTTTGGAGCACCTTATCCTGGGAAAATCATACCTATCGACCTTGCAAAATTTGATGGCAATATTCTGTGCCAGAAAGATGCTTTCCTTTGTGCGGCGAAGGGTATCGACATAGATGTAGCATTAACAAAAAGATTAGGTTCTGGTTTTTTTGGTGGAGAAGGTTTTATTTTGCAAAAACTTTCTGGTGACGGTATGGCATTTGTACATGCTGGAGGTACAATAATTAAAAAGGAGCTTGCTGATGGGGAGCATTTAAGAGTAGATACTGGATGTCTTGCTGCTTTTACTGATAGTATAGACTACAATATCCAGTTTATAGGTGGATTTAAAAATGCACTCTTTGGAGGTGAAGGGGTTTTTCTGGCATCGTTAAAAGGTCCAGGTACAGTATATCTTCAGAGTCTCCCGTTATCTCGACTTGCAGACAGAATACTGGCAGCATCTACGTTCCAGCAACAAGGTGAAAGATAA
- a CDS encoding thymidylate synthase, which yields MTVDTSIGRVIKARTISDAWYRGINTIWNQGSVITDERDSQILEYMNLMITIDDPYTKQIPEDFSWNRERLDEYSKQLISGDNTQNFEYTYGQRLRNWNDEIDQISYVIDKLTESSSTRRATAVTWVPPIDTKVDEVPCMIIDDFKIRNGKLHLTTLFRSHDFAGAYPANLYGLSGLLRYVAEKSGVSTGKITTISVSAHIYEHDWDKIEDIIKGVY from the coding sequence ATGACTGTAGATACATCTATAGGGAGGGTCATAAAGGCTCGCACAATAAGTGATGCATGGTACAGGGGTATTAATACTATCTGGAATCAGGGCAGTGTGATAACTGATGAAAGGGATAGTCAGATTTTGGAATACATGAATCTGATGATAACTATCGATGACCCGTATACCAAACAAATCCCTGAAGATTTTTCCTGGAACAGAGAACGTCTGGATGAATATTCAAAACAGCTTATTAGCGGGGATAATACCCAGAACTTTGAATATACCTATGGACAGCGTCTTAGAAACTGGAATGATGAAATTGACCAGATATCCTATGTTATTGACAAATTGACAGAAAGTTCGTCCACAAGAAGAGCGACTGCTGTAACATGGGTGCCTCCTATAGATACCAAAGTAGATGAAGTTCCCTGTATGATAATAGATGATTTTAAAATCCGGAATGGAAAACTACATTTAACCACATTATTTCGAAGCCATGATTTTGCGGGAGCATATCCAGCAAACCTTTACGGATTATCAGGTTTACTCAGATATGTAGCTGAGAAATCCGGAGTATCCACTGGAAAAATAACCACTATTAGTGTTTCTGCACATATATATGAGCATGACTGGGATAAAATAGAAGATATCATAAAAGGGGTTTATTAA
- the htpX gene encoding zinc metalloprotease HtpX — MRKETFKTTLLLASLTGLLIVIGGAIGGRGGLIFAFFIAVIMNFASYWYSDKIVLKMYRAKEVNESEYPQLYSIVRNLATKANLPMPKVYVVETSMPNAFATGRNPENSAVAATTGIMNLLTPEELEGVFAHEMAHVKHRDTLVSTIAATIAGAITMLAYMAQWAAIFGGLGRDDEGGNNIIGYLALAILAPIAATIIQLAISRSREFAADAEGAKITNKPWALANALSKLEQGAANYKPRKDEVKASENTAHMFIVNPLKGKTLASLFRTHPVTEERIKRLKSMY; from the coding sequence ATGAGAAAAGAAACATTTAAAACCACACTGCTACTGGCATCCCTAACCGGACTCCTTATAGTAATTGGAGGAGCAATCGGTGGACGTGGTGGCCTCATATTTGCATTTTTTATAGCCGTTATAATGAATTTTGCAAGTTACTGGTACAGCGACAAAATTGTTCTTAAAATGTACCGTGCAAAGGAAGTAAACGAATCCGAATATCCTCAACTGTACAGTATCGTAAGAAATCTTGCAACAAAAGCTAACCTTCCGATGCCAAAAGTATACGTTGTAGAAACTTCCATGCCCAATGCATTTGCAACCGGGAGAAACCCAGAAAATTCAGCAGTTGCTGCAACTACCGGTATAATGAACCTGTTGACACCTGAAGAACTTGAAGGTGTATTTGCCCATGAGATGGCACATGTAAAACACCGTGATACACTTGTAAGTACTATAGCAGCCACAATTGCCGGTGCCATCACAATGCTTGCCTATATGGCTCAATGGGCTGCGATATTCGGTGGCTTAGGCAGAGATGATGAAGGCGGCAACAATATTATAGGCTACCTTGCACTTGCTATCCTTGCTCCAATTGCAGCCACTATAATCCAACTGGCAATATCCCGTTCCCGTGAATTTGCAGCGGATGCCGAAGGTGCAAAAATCACCAATAAACCATGGGCACTTGCAAATGCATTATCAAAATTGGAACAGGGTGCTGCAAACTATAAACCAAGAAAAGATGAAGTAAAAGCTTCAGAGAACACTGCACATATGTTTATCGTCAACCCGCTTAAAGGTAAAACTTTAGCCAGTCTGTTCAGAACCCATCCAGTTACAGAAGAAAGAATCAAACGCCTTAAATCAATGTATTAA
- the mcrA gene encoding coenzyme-B sulfoethylthiotransferase subunit alpha, whose product MVDKDKERRFKKELERKFTQEFGDNKQSGGEITDKKTEYQRMGVAQSPRKMEMLKAGQELSKKRGLVGYNPDLHAGGVQLGQRALTPSYLSGTDMLTEMDDLHYVNNAAMQQMWDDIRRTCIVGMDSAHETLEKRLGIEVTPETINHYLEVLNHAIPGGAVVQEHMVETHPGLTEDCYVKIFTGDDDLADEIDDQFLIDIDKEFPEDQAQQLKESIGKTTWQVAHIPTVVSRTTDGGQTRRWMAMQLGMSFINAYHMCAGEAAVADLSYAAKHASVINMGEMLPARRARAENEPGGIPFGHMADIIQTSRAYPDDPAKTALEVVGAGCMLYDQIWLGSYMSGGVGFTQYATAAYTNNILDDNLYYDIEYINDKYNNAGKPGADNKAPATMDVVKDIATESTLYGLENYEKYPTALEDHFGGSQRATVLSAAAGSATSIATGNSNAGLSAWYLSMYLHKEAHGRLGFFGFDLQDQCGAANVFSYQSDEGLPLELRGPNYPNYAMNVGHQGGYAAITSGAHAGRGDAFATNPLIKIAFADDLLPFDFKEPRREFGRGALREFKPAGERSLIIPAE is encoded by the coding sequence ATGGTGGATAAAGACAAAGAAAGAAGGTTTAAGAAAGAATTAGAAAGAAAATTCACCCAGGAATTCGGAGATAACAAGCAGAGCGGCGGTGAAATAACAGATAAAAAGACAGAGTACCAAAGAATGGGTGTTGCTCAGAGCCCCAGAAAGATGGAAATGCTGAAAGCTGGTCAGGAGTTATCCAAAAAGAGAGGTCTTGTAGGATACAACCCTGATCTTCATGCAGGAGGAGTTCAGCTTGGTCAGAGGGCACTGACACCATCCTATCTGTCCGGTACAGATATGCTCACCGAAATGGATGACCTTCACTATGTCAACAACGCTGCAATGCAACAGATGTGGGACGACATCAGAAGAACCTGTATTGTAGGTATGGACAGTGCTCACGAAACACTGGAAAAAAGGCTCGGTATTGAAGTAACACCTGAAACTATCAACCACTACCTCGAAGTCTTAAACCATGCAATTCCTGGTGGTGCAGTCGTTCAGGAACATATGGTTGAAACTCATCCAGGGCTCACTGAAGATTGTTATGTAAAAATCTTCACCGGTGACGACGACCTTGCTGATGAAATTGATGACCAGTTCCTCATTGACATAGATAAAGAATTCCCAGAAGACCAGGCACAACAGCTCAAAGAATCTATCGGTAAGACCACTTGGCAGGTTGCACACATTCCAACAGTTGTAAGCAGGACAACAGACGGTGGTCAGACACGTAGATGGATGGCAATGCAGCTTGGTATGTCTTTCATTAATGCATACCACATGTGTGCAGGTGAAGCAGCAGTAGCTGACCTTTCATACGCTGCAAAACATGCATCTGTTATCAACATGGGAGAAATGCTCCCGGCAAGAAGAGCCCGTGCTGAAAATGAACCAGGTGGTATTCCATTCGGACACATGGCTGATATCATCCAGACCAGCCGTGCATATCCAGATGATCCGGCAAAGACAGCACTGGAAGTTGTCGGTGCAGGATGTATGCTCTATGACCAGATCTGGCTTGGATCATACATGTCTGGTGGTGTAGGTTTCACCCAGTATGCAACAGCAGCATACACCAACAACATTCTGGATGACAACCTCTATTACGATATTGAATACATAAACGACAAATACAACAATGCTGGAAAACCAGGAGCTGACAACAAAGCACCAGCAACTATGGATGTTGTTAAAGATATCGCAACAGAATCCACCCTCTACGGACTTGAGAACTACGAGAAATACCCAACTGCACTTGAAGACCACTTCGGTGGTTCACAGAGAGCAACAGTACTCTCAGCAGCAGCAGGTTCAGCAACTTCCATTGCAACCGGTAACTCCAATGCAGGTCTTTCCGCATGGTATCTTAGCATGTATCTGCATAAAGAGGCACACGGACGTCTCGGGTTCTTTGGATTCGATCTCCAGGATCAGTGTGGAGCAGCAAACGTATTCTCCTACCAGTCCGATGAAGGTCTGCCACTTGAACTCCGTGGTCCAAACTATCCAAACTACGCAATGAACGTAGGACATCAGGGCGGATATGCAGCAATCACATCCGGTGCACATGCAGGACGTGGTGACGCATTTGCAACAAACCCACTAATTAAGATTGCATTTGCCGATGACCTTCTCCCATTCGACTTCAAAGAACCAAGAAGAGAATTCGGTAGAGGTGCACTCAGAGAGTTCAAACCTGCTGGTGAAAGGTCACTCATCATACCGGCAGAATAA
- the mcrG gene encoding coenzyme-B sulfoethylthiotransferase subunit gamma: MAEIEKQYHPGKTSVAKNRSKHMSNDLEKLREISDEDLTLILGHRSPGSDYPSTHPPLEEMGEPECSIREIVEPTEGAKAGDRIRYAQWVDSMYNAPATPYFRTYHAAINFRAVDPGTLSGRQLVEARERDMEKMTKVQLETEMTCPGLAGLRGATVHGHSLRLQEDGVMFDMLDRRRLENGTIVMDKDQQARPIDKKVDLGKPMSEDEAAKRTTIYRADNVPFRDDDEVVEWVHRIWEQRTEYGFQPK; the protein is encoded by the coding sequence ATGGCAGAAATTGAGAAACAGTATCATCCTGGTAAAACATCTGTTGCAAAAAACAGATCTAAACACATGTCAAATGATCTCGAAAAACTTCGAGAAATATCAGATGAAGACTTGACCCTAATATTAGGACATCGTTCACCTGGAAGTGATTACCCAAGTACCCATCCACCACTGGAAGAAATGGGAGAACCAGAGTGTTCAATCAGGGAAATCGTAGAACCAACAGAAGGTGCAAAAGCAGGAGACCGTATAAGATATGCTCAGTGGGTAGATTCAATGTACAATGCACCTGCTACACCATACTTCAGAACCTACCATGCAGCAATTAATTTCAGAGCGGTAGATCCAGGTACACTTTCCGGTCGTCAGCTGGTTGAAGCCCGTGAAAGGGATATGGAAAAAATGACAAAAGTACAGCTTGAAACCGAAATGACCTGCCCAGGTCTTGCAGGACTTAGAGGAGCAACTGTACACGGGCACTCACTACGTCTCCAGGAAGATGGTGTAATGTTCGATATGCTTGACAGACGCAGACTCGAAAACGGCACCATTGTTATGGACAAAGACCAGCAGGCAAGACCGATTGACAAGAAGGTCGACCTTGGTAAACCAATGTCTGAAGATGAGGCAGCCAAAAGGACTACCATATACAGAGCAGACAATGTACCATTCAGAGATGATGATGAAGTAGTTGAATGGGTACACAGAATATGGGAACAGAGAACTGAATATGGATTCCAGCCAAAATAA